CGGGTTTCATCGCAGGCTCGGCAGGGTCAGGCATCGAGCGCGGATTATGCCGTTCGACCGGGACCACGGCCAGCGTCGGGCCAATCGCAGCAAACTCGGGTAAGCTGCGCGCCCGTATTTAGCTACCCAAGGTTTGCCCCCGCATGATTATCAAGGCACTGCGCATTGGCCTCGGCCAGTTGATCATCTTCCTCGACTGGATCAGCCGTCCGGCCAAGCTTAAACGCACCCCAGAAGCTCAGGCTGCGGTCGAGCAAAGCGCCCGCAACCTGGCGCTGTACCAATTCCACGCCTGCCCGTTCTGCGTCAAAACCCGCCGCACCCTGCACAAGCTCAATGTTCCAGTGGCCCTGCGCGACGCGAAGAACGACGCCCAGGCGCGCAGTGAACTGGAGCAGCAAGGCGGCAAGATCAAGGTGCCGTGCCTGCGCATCGAAGAAAACGGCCAGAGCACCTGGCTGTACGAGTCCAAGGCGATCATCGCTTATCTCGACGAGCGCTTCGCTACTGCCTGATCAGGCAATCGGGGCCGCCTAGCGGCCCCAACAGCTCAAGGCTGCACAGCCTGCAACTCGCTCGCGAAAAACTGACTGCCCTGTTGCTGCGCAACAAAACTCACTTTGTCGCCCACCTTAAGCCCCTCCAGCTGGGCGGCGTCCTGCACCTGAAACACCATGGTCATCGGCGGCATGCCGATATTGGCCAACGGCCCGTG
This DNA window, taken from Pseudomonas sp. SG20056, encodes the following:
- a CDS encoding glutaredoxin domain-containing protein, which produces MIIKALRIGLGQLIIFLDWISRPAKLKRTPEAQAAVEQSARNLALYQFHACPFCVKTRRTLHKLNVPVALRDAKNDAQARSELEQQGGKIKVPCLRIEENGQSTWLYESKAIIAYLDERFATA
- a CDS encoding copper-binding protein, whose protein sequence is MKNLLSVIALACALASPVFASQHSAAPVTNSAAAASQGEIRKIDAANQKITLRHGPLANIGMPPMTMVFQVQDAAQLEGLKVGDKVSFVAQQQGSQFFASELQAVQP